Proteins from one Tautonia rosea genomic window:
- a CDS encoding dihydrolipoamide acetyltransferase family protein, which yields MPIEVTMAKLSPTMESGQLVKWNVKVGDAVKEGDVLAEIQTDKAVMPMEAFDEGTVALLDVQEGDDVALGQRVLVMASKGEDPAQVAEKLKGGSASKAESKKEAVPAGAGAQGASSAPDYGHSTDANGQHAGAEAREPGGRVRSSPLARKIAASEGIDLGQVEGSGPNGRIVRRDVEEFLQHRGAAAPSKGKEAAAAAPAPAMPVARGPIRETQRVPHSRMRKTIAARMLQAKQAAPEIHVTSDIRMDRIVALREQLNAQLSKQKIKLSVGDFVTKAVAMALRKHPDLNASYEEDAMVLHGDVNIGIAVALDGGLIVPVLPHADQLGLVEIRQGTLALAEAARTNTLNPKQMMGGTFTISNLGMYGVKQFDAILNMPEVGILAVGTTEARPVVENGELVVGQVMTVTLTADHRAVDGATAAEFMRTLKAFLEEPAAMLL from the coding sequence ATGCCCATTGAAGTGACGATGGCCAAACTCAGCCCGACGATGGAGAGCGGGCAACTGGTGAAGTGGAACGTGAAGGTCGGCGACGCGGTCAAGGAAGGGGACGTCCTGGCCGAGATTCAGACCGACAAGGCCGTCATGCCGATGGAGGCGTTCGACGAGGGAACGGTCGCCCTGCTCGATGTGCAGGAAGGGGATGACGTCGCCCTCGGTCAGCGCGTGCTGGTGATGGCGAGCAAGGGGGAAGACCCGGCGCAGGTGGCTGAGAAGCTCAAGGGCGGCTCGGCCTCGAAGGCGGAGTCGAAGAAGGAAGCCGTTCCGGCGGGAGCCGGGGCGCAGGGCGCATCGTCCGCTCCGGATTATGGTCACTCGACCGACGCGAACGGTCAGCACGCCGGGGCCGAAGCGCGAGAGCCGGGCGGACGGGTCCGCTCCAGCCCGCTCGCCCGCAAGATCGCCGCGTCCGAGGGAATCGACCTCGGCCAGGTGGAAGGCTCGGGGCCCAACGGCCGGATCGTCCGCCGCGATGTCGAAGAATTTCTTCAGCACCGTGGCGCCGCCGCCCCGAGCAAGGGGAAAGAAGCGGCCGCCGCTGCCCCCGCCCCGGCCATGCCGGTTGCCCGCGGCCCGATTCGCGAGACGCAGCGCGTGCCGCACAGCCGGATGCGCAAGACGATCGCCGCTCGGATGCTTCAGGCCAAGCAGGCGGCCCCGGAAATCCACGTCACGAGCGACATCCGGATGGATCGGATCGTCGCCCTTCGCGAGCAGCTCAACGCGCAGCTCTCGAAGCAGAAGATCAAGCTTTCGGTGGGCGACTTCGTGACCAAGGCGGTTGCGATGGCGTTGCGAAAGCACCCGGACCTGAACGCTTCGTATGAAGAGGACGCGATGGTCTTGCATGGGGATGTGAACATCGGCATTGCCGTGGCGCTCGACGGCGGCCTGATTGTTCCCGTCTTGCCGCATGCCGATCAGCTTGGCCTGGTTGAGATCCGCCAGGGGACGCTCGCCCTGGCCGAGGCTGCCCGGACCAACACGCTCAACCCGAAGCAGATGATGGGCGGGACGTTCACCATCTCGAACCTTGGCATGTACGGCGTCAAGCAGTTTGATGCGATCTTGAACATGCCGGAGGTCGGGATTCTCGCCGTCGGCACGACCGAGGCCCGGCCGGTGGTCGAGAACGGCGAGCTGGTGGTCGGCCAGGTGATGACCGTGACCCTCACGGCCGACCACCGCGCCGTCGATGGTGCGACCGCCGCCGAGTTCATGCGAACGCTCAAGGCGTTCCTCGAAGAACCGGCCGCAATGTTGCTCTGA
- a CDS encoding four helix bundle protein codes for MASQNYRDLIAWQRAMDLVEQVYQDTARFPNEERFGLTNQLRRSAVAIPSNIAEGQGRGGNREFHRFLSIAHGSLREVETQLLIADRLRYLDDPATSELLSRCSEVGRLLNGLMNSLARSFDVPTP; via the coding sequence ATGGCGAGTCAGAATTACAGGGACCTGATCGCCTGGCAGAGGGCGATGGACCTGGTGGAGCAGGTCTATCAGGACACGGCGAGGTTTCCGAACGAGGAACGCTTTGGCCTGACGAACCAGCTTCGTCGTTCGGCGGTGGCAATCCCCTCGAACATTGCAGAGGGTCAAGGTCGGGGTGGCAACAGGGAGTTCCATCGTTTTCTCTCCATCGCCCACGGCTCTCTCCGAGAGGTCGAGACGCAACTGCTCATTGCCGATCGACTTCGCTACCTCGATGATCCCGCGACCTCTGAACTTCTTTCCCGCTGCTCCGAGGTCGGCCGACTGCTCAACGGCCTGATGAACTCTCTGGCTCGCTCGTTCGACGTCCCGACTCCCTGA
- a CDS encoding pyruvate dehydrogenase complex E1 component subunit beta codes for MAIMQYREALNLAMTEEMERDDRVFLMGEEVAEYNGAYKVSQGMLDRFGDRRIVDTPISENGFAGIGIGAAMVGLRPIVEFMTFSFSYVAFDQLVNNAANMRYMSGGQFSVPIVFRGNSGIAGNLGATHSHRPEALYAHFPGLKVMMPSTPSDAKGMLKAAIRDDDPVIFIEHENLLGDKGEVSEDPDFVVPIGKADVKREGSDVTIITYSRSVITSLKAAEKLEEDGISAEVLDMRTIRPLDLDAILNSVTKTHRAIIVEENWPYCGIGAGVADRIYRAAFDELDAPIERVTAKDAPLPYNRRLELDMLPSVERVVEAVNGVLYR; via the coding sequence ATGGCCATCATGCAGTACCGAGAGGCCCTGAATCTGGCCATGACCGAGGAGATGGAGCGGGACGACCGCGTCTTCCTCATGGGTGAAGAAGTCGCCGAGTACAACGGCGCATACAAGGTCAGCCAGGGAATGCTCGACCGCTTCGGCGATCGCCGGATCGTCGATACGCCGATCTCCGAGAACGGCTTTGCCGGGATCGGCATCGGCGCGGCGATGGTCGGCCTGCGGCCGATCGTCGAGTTCATGACCTTCAGCTTCAGCTACGTCGCGTTCGACCAGCTGGTGAACAACGCCGCGAACATGCGCTACATGTCGGGCGGCCAGTTCAGCGTGCCGATCGTTTTCCGGGGCAACTCGGGGATCGCCGGCAACCTGGGGGCGACCCACTCGCACCGGCCGGAGGCGCTGTACGCCCACTTCCCGGGCCTGAAGGTGATGATGCCCAGCACCCCGAGCGACGCGAAGGGGATGCTCAAAGCCGCGATCCGAGACGACGACCCGGTGATCTTCATCGAGCATGAAAACCTGCTCGGCGACAAGGGAGAGGTGTCGGAAGACCCCGACTTCGTCGTGCCGATCGGCAAGGCCGACGTGAAGCGCGAAGGCTCGGACGTGACGATCATCACCTACTCGCGGTCGGTGATCACCAGCCTGAAGGCGGCCGAGAAACTGGAGGAGGACGGGATCAGCGCCGAGGTGCTTGACATGAGGACCATCCGGCCGCTGGACCTCGACGCCATTCTGAACTCGGTGACGAAGACCCACCGCGCGATCATCGTCGAGGAAAACTGGCCGTACTGCGGCATCGGCGCCGGCGTGGCCGACCGCATCTACCGCGCCGCCTTCGACGAGCTGGACGCGCCGATCGAGCGGGTCACCGCCAAGGACGCCCCGTTGCCGTATAACCGTCGCCTGGAGCTGGACATGCTGCCCAGCGTCGAGCGGGTGGTCGAGGCGGTCAATGGGGTGTTGTACAGGTAG
- the pdhA gene encoding pyruvate dehydrogenase (acetyl-transferring) E1 component subunit alpha yields MAHAQTEAKPIVEREQALDWLRQMLVIRRFEERSAMLYQRQKIGGFCHLYSGQEACAVGSIGVLRDDDYVITAYRDHGHAIARGMEPRAGMAEMLGKAAGCSKGKGGSMHFFQVDRNFMGGHAIVGSHIPLAAGFAFASKYRGDDKVTLCFFGDGAMDQGALHEAFNMAGLWKLPVIYVVENNMMSMGTHLHRHSAVLDLTQRGGPPYGFSASLAVDANDVEAMAEATLEAANRARAGEGPTFIEAKTYRYRGHSMSDPMKYRTKEELEKARERDPISLYEVVLRERGWVDDESLELMQAEVKELIDEAIRFAEEAPEPELDEVYTDITVSPHIPQE; encoded by the coding sequence ATGGCCCACGCGCAGACTGAAGCCAAGCCCATCGTCGAACGGGAGCAGGCCCTCGACTGGCTCCGACAAATGCTGGTGATTCGCCGGTTCGAAGAACGTTCCGCGATGCTTTATCAGCGGCAAAAGATCGGCGGCTTCTGTCACCTGTATAGCGGACAGGAAGCCTGTGCCGTGGGTTCGATCGGCGTCTTGAGAGACGACGATTACGTGATCACCGCCTACCGAGACCACGGGCACGCGATCGCCCGGGGGATGGAGCCGAGGGCGGGCATGGCGGAGATGCTGGGCAAGGCCGCCGGTTGCTCGAAGGGCAAGGGCGGCTCGATGCACTTCTTCCAGGTCGATCGCAACTTCATGGGCGGTCACGCGATTGTCGGCAGCCACATTCCGCTGGCCGCCGGGTTCGCGTTCGCCAGCAAGTACCGCGGCGACGACAAGGTGACGCTCTGCTTCTTTGGCGACGGCGCGATGGACCAGGGGGCCCTGCACGAGGCCTTCAACATGGCCGGCCTCTGGAAGCTGCCGGTCATCTACGTTGTTGAAAACAACATGATGTCGATGGGCACGCATCTGCACCGGCACTCGGCCGTGCTCGACCTGACCCAGCGAGGCGGGCCGCCGTATGGCTTCTCGGCCAGTCTTGCGGTGGATGCCAACGACGTGGAGGCGATGGCCGAGGCGACGCTCGAAGCCGCCAATCGCGCCCGGGCCGGCGAAGGGCCGACGTTCATCGAGGCCAAGACGTATCGCTACCGCGGCCACTCGATGTCGGACCCGATGAAGTACCGGACCAAGGAAGAGCTGGAAAAGGCCCGCGAACGGGACCCGATCTCGCTCTACGAGGTCGTCCTCCGCGAGCGCGGCTGGGTCGATGATGAATCGCTCGAACTGATGCAAGCCGAGGTCAAGGAACTGATCGACGAGGCCATCCGCTTCGCCGAGGAAGCTCCCGAGCCGGAGCTTGACGAGGTCTACACCGACATTACCGTCTCCCCTCACATTCCTCAGGAGTGA
- the acnA gene encoding aconitate hydratase has product MADSFQSRATIQVDGRPYQIYRLDALSGQGVDLARLPFSLKILLENLLRCEDDLTVTADDVLALAKWDPKAEPKDEIAFRPARVLMQDFTGVPAVVDLAAMRDAMSRLGGDPKQINPLQPAELVIDHSVQVDEAGTKLALLHNTELEYQRNTERYAFLRWGQKAFENFKVVPPETGIVHQVNLEYLARVVFTKEENGETIAYPDTLVGTDSHTTMINGLGVLGWGVGGIEAEAAMLGQPVSMLVPQVIGFKLAGKLPEGATATDLVLTVTQMLRRRGVVGKFVEFFGDGLDHLPLADRATIANMAPEYGATCGIFPIDAETLRYLELSGRPSELIRLVEAYSKEQGMFRTTGAPEPHFTDVLELDLSTVVPSLAGPKRPQDRVTLGEVKGGFAQVLSQMIKDSPTALAAVEKARKASGAASTDSNGENRLETEGGGGVAAGAEDPKAPAAQTHPLSNGNGHLTHGSVVIAAITSCTNTSNPSVMIGAGLVAKKAVERGLKPKPWVKASLAPGSKVVTDYLDDSGLTASLDALGFNTVGYGCTTCIGNSGPLSKEITQAIQEDDLVAVSVLSGNRNFEGRINSDVKANYLASPPLVVAYALAGTIDIDLTSEPIGTDTNGKAVYLRDIWPTQKEVQDTILKSVRAEMYQRKYADVFEGDERWKGLPTPEGDLYAWDDASTYVKNPPYFQGMGVEPDPVQEISGARVLAVLGDSITTDHISPAGAIKAQSPAGSYLREHGVEAKDFNSYGSRRGNHEVMVRGTFANVRLRNQLAPGTEGGFTRLLPDGEVTTIFDASEEYRRRGVPLIILAGKEYGSGSSRDWAAKGPRLLGVRAVIAESFERIHRSNLVGMGILPLQFGAGDNAQALGLTGEETYAIEGLRTVLDAKFAEGREVQVVATKADGSTLRFPATVRIDTPQEIKYYEHGGILSFVLRQLLKARQS; this is encoded by the coding sequence ATGGCCGACAGTTTTCAGAGTCGAGCGACCATTCAGGTTGATGGCCGACCGTATCAGATCTACCGCCTCGATGCCCTGAGCGGGCAGGGGGTGGACCTGGCCCGATTGCCGTTTTCGTTGAAAATCTTGCTGGAAAACCTGCTGCGGTGCGAGGACGACCTGACCGTCACCGCAGACGATGTGCTGGCGCTGGCGAAGTGGGACCCGAAGGCCGAGCCGAAGGATGAGATCGCCTTTCGGCCGGCTCGGGTGTTGATGCAGGACTTCACGGGCGTGCCGGCGGTCGTGGACCTGGCGGCGATGCGGGACGCGATGAGCCGGCTCGGCGGCGATCCGAAGCAGATCAACCCGTTGCAGCCGGCCGAGCTGGTGATCGACCACTCGGTGCAGGTGGACGAGGCGGGCACGAAGCTGGCCCTCTTGCACAACACGGAACTCGAATATCAGCGGAATACGGAGCGGTACGCGTTTCTGCGTTGGGGTCAGAAGGCGTTCGAGAACTTCAAGGTCGTGCCGCCGGAGACGGGGATCGTCCACCAGGTGAACCTGGAATACCTGGCGCGGGTCGTCTTCACGAAGGAAGAGAACGGAGAGACGATCGCCTATCCCGACACGCTGGTCGGGACGGACTCGCACACGACGATGATCAACGGCCTGGGGGTGCTGGGCTGGGGGGTCGGCGGGATCGAGGCCGAGGCGGCGATGCTGGGTCAGCCGGTGTCGATGCTCGTGCCGCAGGTCATCGGCTTCAAGCTGGCCGGGAAGCTGCCGGAAGGGGCGACGGCGACCGACCTGGTGTTGACCGTCACGCAGATGCTCCGGCGTCGGGGGGTGGTCGGCAAGTTCGTCGAGTTCTTCGGCGACGGGCTCGATCACCTGCCGCTGGCCGACCGGGCGACGATCGCCAACATGGCCCCCGAATACGGCGCGACCTGCGGTATCTTCCCGATCGACGCCGAGACGCTCCGCTATCTGGAACTTTCAGGACGGCCGAGCGAATTGATCCGCCTGGTCGAGGCCTACAGCAAGGAACAGGGGATGTTCCGCACGACCGGCGCTCCGGAGCCGCACTTCACCGACGTCCTGGAACTGGACCTCTCGACCGTCGTGCCGAGCCTGGCCGGGCCGAAGCGTCCGCAAGACCGGGTGACGCTGGGAGAGGTGAAAGGGGGGTTCGCTCAGGTCCTCTCGCAGATGATCAAGGACTCGCCGACGGCGCTGGCCGCGGTGGAGAAGGCGAGGAAGGCCAGCGGCGCGGCCTCGACGGACTCGAACGGCGAGAATCGGCTCGAAACCGAAGGAGGGGGCGGGGTCGCCGCAGGTGCTGAGGACCCGAAGGCCCCGGCGGCTCAGACGCACCCGCTGAGCAACGGCAACGGCCACCTAACGCACGGCTCGGTGGTGATCGCGGCGATCACGAGCTGCACGAACACCTCGAACCCTTCGGTGATGATCGGCGCGGGTCTGGTGGCGAAAAAAGCGGTCGAGCGCGGCCTGAAGCCGAAGCCGTGGGTCAAGGCGAGCCTGGCGCCCGGTTCGAAGGTGGTGACGGACTATCTCGACGACTCGGGCCTGACCGCGTCGCTCGATGCGTTGGGGTTCAACACCGTCGGCTACGGATGCACGACCTGCATCGGCAACTCGGGGCCGCTGTCGAAGGAGATCACCCAGGCGATCCAGGAGGATGATCTGGTGGCCGTCTCGGTCCTCTCGGGGAACCGGAACTTCGAGGGTCGGATCAACTCGGACGTGAAGGCCAATTACCTGGCGTCGCCCCCCCTGGTGGTGGCGTACGCATTGGCCGGGACGATCGACATTGACCTGACGAGCGAGCCGATCGGGACCGACACGAACGGCAAAGCCGTGTATCTGAGAGACATCTGGCCGACCCAGAAGGAAGTGCAGGACACGATCCTCAAGTCGGTCCGGGCCGAGATGTATCAGCGCAAATATGCTGATGTTTTTGAAGGCGACGAGCGATGGAAAGGTTTGCCGACCCCCGAGGGGGATCTGTACGCCTGGGACGACGCCTCGACCTATGTGAAGAATCCGCCCTACTTCCAGGGGATGGGGGTGGAGCCCGACCCGGTGCAGGAGATCAGCGGAGCTCGGGTGCTGGCGGTGCTGGGAGACAGCATTACGACCGACCATATTTCGCCGGCCGGGGCGATCAAGGCGCAGAGCCCGGCGGGCTCGTATCTGAGGGAGCACGGGGTTGAGGCGAAGGACTTCAACTCGTACGGCTCTCGGCGAGGGAACCATGAGGTGATGGTCCGCGGCACGTTTGCCAATGTTCGCCTGCGGAACCAGCTGGCTCCGGGGACCGAAGGGGGCTTTACCCGGCTCTTGCCTGATGGGGAGGTGACGACGATCTTCGATGCGTCGGAGGAATACCGGCGTCGGGGGGTGCCGCTCATAATCTTGGCGGGCAAGGAGTACGGCTCGGGGTCGTCGCGCGACTGGGCGGCCAAGGGGCCGCGGTTGCTGGGGGTTCGGGCGGTGATTGCCGAGAGCTTCGAGCGGATTCACCGATCGAACCTTGTGGGCATGGGAATCCTCCCGTTGCAGTTCGGCGCAGGAGACAATGCGCAGGCGCTCGGCTTGACGGGCGAGGAAACCTATGCGATTGAAGGCTTGCGGACAGTGCTCGACGCGAAATTCGCCGAGGGGCGCGAGGTGCAGGTGGTGGCCACGAAGGCCGACGGCTCGACCTTGCGATTCCCGGCGACCGTTCGGATCGACACGCCGCAGGAAATCAAGTACTATGAGCACGGAGGGATCCTCTCCTTCGTGCTCCGCCAGCTTTTGAAAGCGCGGCAGAGCTGA
- a CDS encoding ParE family toxin-like protein produces MNSHLTRRFRAMFAALPAHVQQQARESYRLFRQNPAHPGLHFKQVHADPPLYSARVGISYRAVCVRDGETVVWFWIGSHAAYDQLLAQL; encoded by the coding sequence ATGAACTCGCATCTCACTCGGCGCTTCCGCGCGATGTTCGCGGCCCTGCCCGCTCATGTCCAACAGCAGGCGCGGGAGTCGTATCGCTTGTTTCGGCAGAACCCGGCGCATCCGGGCCTGCACTTCAAGCAAGTCCACGCCGACCCGCCGCTCTACTCGGCTCGCGTCGGTATCAGCTATCGGGCGGTCTGCGTGCGTGACGGCGAGACGGTCGTATGGTTCTGGATCGGCTCTCACGCGGCGTATGACCAGCTTCTTGCTCAACTCTAG
- a CDS encoding DUF1559 family PulG-like putative transporter has product MIRRNVLGSREGFTLIEVVVSLAMIGILMVLTLVAVASAREASQKVHCSNNLRQTGLALAQYASLHGVFPAASSSTGYSIHVAILPYLEQGAIYNAINFARLAPEIGDQGSTLATTSLNTFICPADGEDRSYRMGGSTNYVGNLGLGIQSFGHNGSFVRLGNAPVGYRDFTDGASTTIAFTEWLVGPSSRLARDAKRTVFQTPDQLFYPDQYEQFADRCEALDPRTATRNFSGKGNNWFFGDYGSTLYNHVLLPNEKSCANGTSWIYGAWTASSNHRSGVNTLYVDGHVNFTKENIALETWRAIGSRNGREIISAPGR; this is encoded by the coding sequence ATGATCCGTCGCAATGTACTGGGTTCTCGCGAAGGCTTCACACTGATCGAGGTCGTCGTCTCTCTCGCGATGATCGGGATTCTGATGGTCCTGACCTTGGTCGCCGTCGCGTCGGCTCGCGAGGCTAGCCAAAAGGTCCACTGCTCGAACAACCTGAGACAGACTGGCCTCGCGCTTGCCCAATATGCCTCGCTCCACGGTGTTTTCCCGGCAGCTTCGTCTTCAACCGGCTATTCCATTCACGTCGCGATCCTTCCTTATCTGGAACAGGGTGCGATCTACAATGCGATCAATTTCGCGAGACTCGCGCCGGAGATCGGTGATCAGGGAAGCACGCTGGCCACGACCAGCCTTAACACCTTCATCTGCCCGGCCGACGGAGAGGATCGCTCGTACAGAATGGGTGGATCGACGAATTACGTCGGCAATCTCGGGCTAGGAATTCAGTCGTTCGGCCACAATGGGTCCTTCGTCAGGCTCGGGAACGCACCCGTCGGGTATCGTGATTTCACCGATGGCGCCTCAACGACGATCGCCTTCACGGAATGGCTCGTCGGACCCTCTTCCCGCCTCGCGCGCGACGCGAAGCGAACCGTCTTCCAGACTCCGGATCAATTGTTCTATCCGGATCAATACGAGCAATTCGCGGATCGTTGCGAGGCGCTGGATCCCCGGACCGCCACGCGGAACTTCTCGGGGAAGGGCAACAACTGGTTCTTTGGCGACTACGGATCAACCCTCTATAACCACGTGCTCCTGCCGAATGAGAAGTCGTGCGCCAACGGGACTTCATGGATCTACGGGGCATGGACCGCAAGCAGCAATCACCGAAGCGGCGTCAACACACTTTACGTCGATGGTCACGTCAATTTCACCAAGGAGAACATCGCCCTAGAGACATGGAGAGCAATCGGTAGCCGGAATGGCCGCGAAATCATCTCGGCGCCCGGCCGGTAG
- a CDS encoding nucleotidyltransferase domain-containing protein — MSTLKRLADRGLIRPPRWLPNNVMYETIMGSVAYGVSSDTSDMDVYGWAIPPKEDIFPHLRGEILGFGKTAKRFEVFQEHHVEDRDALAGHGRMYDLSIFGIVKFFQLAMENNPNIIDSLFTPATCVLHSTRVGNLVRENRRLFLHKGAWPKFKGYAYSQLHKLTIKQPQGKRAELVAEHGYDTKFAYHVVRLIGEVEQILLEGDIDLQRNNDQLKAIRRGEWTEDRLRQWFAEKESHLERLYAESPLPPVPDEPRLRALLLSALEEHYGSLEGCVVDPDRAVAALRNIQAELERVRDLL; from the coding sequence ATGAGCACGCTGAAACGACTCGCGGATCGAGGGCTCATCCGGCCCCCGCGATGGCTGCCGAACAACGTGATGTACGAGACGATCATGGGGTCGGTCGCCTATGGCGTCTCGTCGGACACGAGCGACATGGACGTGTACGGCTGGGCGATTCCGCCGAAGGAGGACATCTTCCCGCACCTTCGGGGGGAGATCCTCGGCTTCGGCAAGACGGCCAAACGCTTCGAGGTGTTTCAGGAGCATCACGTTGAGGATCGGGACGCCCTGGCCGGGCACGGGAGGATGTATGACCTGTCGATCTTCGGCATCGTCAAGTTCTTCCAACTGGCGATGGAGAACAACCCGAACATCATTGATAGCTTGTTCACGCCTGCAACCTGCGTGTTGCACAGCACGAGGGTCGGGAACCTTGTGCGGGAGAATCGGCGGCTATTCTTGCACAAAGGGGCCTGGCCGAAGTTCAAGGGGTATGCCTACAGCCAGTTGCACAAGCTGACGATCAAGCAGCCGCAGGGGAAGCGGGCCGAGCTGGTCGCCGAGCACGGCTACGACACGAAGTTCGCCTACCACGTGGTGCGCCTGATCGGCGAGGTCGAGCAGATCCTGCTCGAAGGAGACATCGACCTGCAGCGGAACAACGACCAGCTCAAGGCGATCCGTCGGGGCGAGTGGACCGAGGATCGGCTCCGGCAGTGGTTCGCCGAGAAGGAGTCGCACCTGGAGCGCCTTTATGCCGAGAGTCCCCTGCCTCCTGTCCCCGACGAGCCGAGGCTCCGGGCCTTGCTCCTGTCGGCCCTGGAGGAGCACTACGGCAGCCTGGAGGGCTGTGTGGTCGACCCGGATCGGGCGGTCGCCGCCCTGCGGAACATCCAGGCCGAGCTGGAGCGGGTCAGGGACTTGCTTTGA